The Polaribacter sp. Q13 sequence GCTGTTTCTAAAGCGCTACACAATGATGATAGAATAAGCGAAAAGACTAAGAAAGCTGTTAGGCAGGTTGCTGAAAATTTAAATTATCAGCCTAATCATCTGGCAAGTGCTCTTAGAAGTGGAAAAAGTAAATTAGTGGGTGTTATTGTTCCTAGAACAAATAGCAATTTTTTTTCATCTGTAATTCAGAATATAGAGGAAGTTTTAAATAAGGAAGGTTATAGTATCATTATTACACAATCTAACGAGTCTTTTAAAAAAGAATGTGCTAGCATAGACACCTTATTATTTACACAAGTAGATGGTATTATCGCGTCTATGGCAAACGAAACTGTAGATTTAACGTATTTTGAAAAAATTAAAAAAGCAAGTATCCCTTTAATTCTGTTTGATAGAGGAGAAAATGATTTAAATGTAGATTATATTGGTATTGATGATTATAATAGCAGTCATATAATAGTAGAGCACCTTGTTAAAAAAGGATGTAAAAGAATTGCACACATTGGTGGATATAAACATACTAGAATTTTTAACAATAGAATTAGAGGTTATATTGATGCCTTAAAAAAGAATAATTTACCTTTAAATGATGAGTTATTAATAGAAGGAAGCCTTACAATAGAGGATGGAAGAGAAAAAATGATACAGCTTTTATCTTTAAAAAATAGACCAGATGCTGTTTATGTAGCAAGTGATTATGCTGCTTTAGGAGCTTTACAAGTATTAAAAGAAAATAATATTAAAATACCAGATGAAATTGCCTTAGTAGGTTTTGGTAACGAACCCTTTACCTCTATGACAACACCAACTATAACGAGTATAGACCAGCATAGTGCAGAAATAGGACAACAGGCTGCTTTTGCTTTCTTAGCGCACGCAAAAACAAAAGTTGTTAAACAAACTTTTACCAAAAGAATATTAGATGTTGCACTTATAGAAAGAGATTCTTCTAACCGGTAATACGCCTACCTTTTCTTTACATTAGAATAGAAACTTTTTCCTATTTTTGATATGTCTATAAATAACACCAACTACTTTAAATGAAACAACTAATTATTTTATTATTATTAATTATTGCTTGTACCATTGGATATGGAAAATATAAACAATACAAAAGGTACAACTCACCAAATGTGGATTATAAAACCACTAAAAAAATAGACACGGAATACCACAATCAAGAAGTGGTATTGAATTATTATAAAGCTATTGAAAACACTAACAGTTTTATAAAAATGGAATGGACAGCTAATGATATAGATGTTAGAAGTCCAGAAGATGATTCTGAAAAAACCAAATTAGCCGTTAAAAATTATGCCGAAAAACTTGCCACTATTAAATATTATGAGAGCAAATTAGAAAAATCTTTCCTTTTAAAAGCAAAAGGTTTGTCTAATGAAGAAATACAATTTTTAGAAAAAACAGGAACCAGCTATAAGGCTTACCAAGAATCATTAGTGAATACCAAAATTAAAAGTATGTTTAATGCCAATATAAAAATGAATTATGGCCATAAAAATGCTTTGATATTTGAAATTCAAAAACAATTAAATAAAAAAGGTTTCGAGGTTTCTTTAGATGGTGCATACAAAACTGAAACGCTTAATGCAATTAAAACATTTGAAGAAAAAAACAACTTATTTGCGGATGGAGTTCTAGATGTTTTAACTATAGATGCCTTGTTTGAATAAAAAAAGAATTCTAAAAAGGGAGTTTTTTTCAATCTGAACTTATCTCAGATTCTTATGAAGATTTAAGTTCAGTAAGTGAAGATACTGAAACAAGTTCAGTATGCCAAGATTAAATCCTTTTTAGACAGCCTCTTTATCCTTATTTTTTAACCTTCTTAGCCTTATTAGGTTGTTTTTTAATTGCCTTTACTTTCTTCTTCTTTGGCATTTTACCTTTTATTCTATCTTTTTCAATGACGATATCTGCCATAAATTCTGAATTAAATGTATGCTCTTTTGCTAATTTTATAAAGGTTAAGGCTGTTTTATAGTCTTTTAATTGCTCATTTAAAATGGCTTTTTTTAGATATAAAATGGCTTTATCAGATCCTTTTACGGTTAATGCAAAATCTATAAAATCTTCAGCTTCTTTATAATCTTCATTCCATAAAAGTGTATTTATATAAGGTGTATACACTTCAAAAGCATGAATGTTTTCTGCCAAAGCTTGTTTAAAATATACGATGGCTTCTTCATACTTATACAACTTTTCTGCATAAACACGCCC is a genomic window containing:
- a CDS encoding LacI family DNA-binding transcriptional regulator, with the protein product MLNRLSKYIKKIIIKKKTTIKDIANVLNISAAAVSKALHNDDRISEKTKKAVRQVAENLNYQPNHLASALRSGKSKLVGVIVPRTNSNFFSSVIQNIEEVLNKEGYSIIITQSNESFKKECASIDTLLFTQVDGIIASMANETVDLTYFEKIKKASIPLILFDRGENDLNVDYIGIDDYNSSHIIVEHLVKKGCKRIAHIGGYKHTRIFNNRIRGYIDALKKNNLPLNDELLIEGSLTIEDGREKMIQLLSLKNRPDAVYVASDYAALGALQVLKENNIKIPDEIALVGFGNEPFTSMTTPTITSIDQHSAEIGQQAAFAFLAHAKTKVVKQTFTKRILDVALIERDSSNR
- a CDS encoding peptidoglycan-binding protein, whose product is MKQLIILLLLIIACTIGYGKYKQYKRYNSPNVDYKTTKKIDTEYHNQEVVLNYYKAIENTNSFIKMEWTANDIDVRSPEDDSEKTKLAVKNYAEKLATIKYYESKLEKSFLLKAKGLSNEEIQFLEKTGTSYKAYQESLVNTKIKSMFNANIKMNYGHKNALIFEIQKQLNKKGFEVSLDGAYKTETLNAIKTFEEKNNLFADGVLDVLTIDALFE
- a CDS encoding M48 family metallopeptidase encodes the protein MRNKEKDMGTLVNNYIFKALESYPFDLEEVMEALNFALSYDDKNTMALTLMGRVYAEKLYKYEEAIVYFKQALAENIHAFEVYTPYINTLLWNEDYKEAEDFIDFALTVKGSDKAILYLKKAILNEQLKDYKTALTFIKLAKEHTFNSEFMADIVIEKDRIKGKMPKKKKVKAIKKQPNKAKKVKK